A single genomic interval of Methyloceanibacter caenitepidi harbors:
- the cysE gene encoding serine O-acetyltransferase: MNKPAVAAQPKVESWDPVWSQVRREAEEVSAAEPALGGFLYASILSHSRFEDAVVHRLARRLQHAVLDPGLIHKTFHEILDQDPTLGEEFRADAMAWIQRDPACDRLIEPLIYFKGFHALQTHRIGHRLWNAGRKDFALYLQSLVSRFLQVDIHPAARIGRGIMIDHATGIVIGETAVVGDNCSLLHGVTLGGSGNEHGDRHPKIGRGVMIGAGAKILGNIKVGDCARIAAGSVVLKDIPARRTVAGVPARDIGENTCPEPALTMDQFVPGEDVHLGDDEL; this comes from the coding sequence ATGAACAAGCCCGCAGTGGCGGCACAGCCAAAAGTCGAAAGTTGGGATCCTGTCTGGAGCCAAGTGCGGCGCGAGGCCGAAGAGGTCAGCGCGGCCGAGCCTGCTCTGGGCGGTTTTCTCTATGCCTCCATCCTCAGCCATTCGCGCTTCGAGGATGCGGTCGTGCATCGTTTGGCGCGGCGCCTGCAGCACGCCGTGCTCGACCCCGGCCTGATCCACAAGACATTTCATGAGATTCTGGATCAGGACCCCACGCTCGGCGAGGAGTTCCGCGCCGATGCGATGGCCTGGATTCAACGCGATCCGGCCTGCGACCGGTTGATCGAGCCACTGATCTATTTCAAGGGCTTCCACGCCTTGCAGACGCATCGCATCGGCCATCGGCTGTGGAACGCGGGGCGCAAGGATTTCGCGCTCTATCTGCAGAGCCTCGTCTCCCGCTTCCTGCAGGTGGACATCCATCCAGCGGCGCGGATCGGCCGTGGGATCATGATCGACCATGCCACCGGCATCGTGATCGGCGAGACGGCGGTGGTGGGCGACAATTGCTCGCTGCTGCATGGTGTGACGCTTGGCGGGTCCGGCAACGAGCATGGCGATCGTCATCCCAAGATCGGCCGCGGCGTGATGATCGGCGCCGGCGCGAAGATCCTCGGGAACATCAAGGTCGGCGACTGCGCGCGGATCGCCGCCGGCAGCGTAGTGCTCAAGGACATTCCGGCGCGCCGCACGGTTGCGGGCGTTCCGGCCAGAGATATTGGTGAAAACACGTGCCCAGAACCGGCGCTGACCATGGATCAGTTCGTCCCGGGCGAGGATGTTCACCTCGGCGACGACGAATTGTAA